GGAGGGCCGTCGGCGTGTCTTCCGATCGCGGAAGCACCTCGCCCGCAACCGCCTGCCGCGCAGCCGCGCCCGATGTCGCGGGCCTTTCCGGCGCGGGGCGACGGCGCTGTCAGGCGGCGAGTGCGCGTGGGAGCCAGGCGTCCTCGCCGCTCTGGTGGTCGCTCTCCACGGTCTCCGGATCAGACGGGTCATCCGGATCAGACGCGTCACCCGGGCCCGACACGTCACCCGGGCCCGACACGTCACCCGAGGCGGACGCGTCGCCCGGGCCGGACGTGGCCGCCGTCGCCTCCGGTGCGTCGCCCGCGTCGGTCTCCTTCGGCCCGGCGGTACGTCCCGTGTCGCCGGCCCGCCAGACGTCGCGGGCGCCGGCGGTCTCCCCCGCTGCGGCGGCCCGCAGGGCCCCGTCGTCCGTGCCTCGCTCGCCGACGAGGGCGTCGAAGGCCTCGTCACCACCTCCGTCGGCGGCGACTCCCCCGCCGAGGACGGCGGTGCCGGTGAGCTCCCACTCGCGCGTCGCGTCCTCCATCGCCTGACGCTCGCCGTCGCTCGGCGCGCCCGCCGAGTAGGCCCGGATCGGCTTCTCGAACGTGGCGATGCCCCACTTCAGGTCATGGCCCACGGAGCCGGCCTCGATCTCCGCCCAGAACCGCTGCTCGCCGTCGCGCTCGAACTGCTTGATGCGCAGCTTGCCGTACACCACGACCGGGTGGCCCTTGCGGACCGACTGCTGGACGTTGTCCGCCAGTCCCCGGTAACAGCGCACGGTGTAGTAGGTGGTGTCCCTGGTCTGCCAGGTGTTGGTCTGCTGGTCGAGGACGCGCCTGTTGACGGCCATCCGCATCGAGGTCACGCGAGAGCCGTCGCGGAACTGGTACTGCCGGGGGTCGTCGGTGACGTTCCCGCTCAGCGTGACGTAGATGTCGTTCATCGATGTGCCTCCCCGGCCCGGTCACTCGCCGGGCTCGGGTGACCACATTGGCCGGGGACGTCACCGCCCCACCGGCCAGAACCGCATTCTGTGGATGACGCGGCACCTGTGGACGACAGCCTGTGCACGACGGCATG
Above is a window of Microbispora sp. ZYX-F-249 DNA encoding:
- a CDS encoding single-stranded DNA-binding protein, which gives rise to MNDIYVTLSGNVTDDPRQYQFRDGSRVTSMRMAVNRRVLDQQTNTWQTRDTTYYTVRCYRGLADNVQQSVRKGHPVVVYGKLRIKQFERDGEQRFWAEIEAGSVGHDLKWGIATFEKPIRAYSAGAPSDGERQAMEDATREWELTGTAVLGGGVAADGGGDEAFDALVGERGTDDGALRAAAAGETAGARDVWRAGDTGRTAGPKETDAGDAPEATAATSGPGDASASGDVSGPGDVSGPGDASDPDDPSDPETVESDHQSGEDAWLPRALAA